Proteins co-encoded in one Nicotiana sylvestris chromosome 7, ASM39365v2, whole genome shotgun sequence genomic window:
- the LOC138873476 gene encoding uncharacterized protein, giving the protein MERYRNKIGLAQAISNVSNKIWAFIDEVFEVTVMYNMVQQLTLRLFHTESHVEFVLTLIYAKCDAIERIQLWDSLYEMARDMNAPWLVGGDFNVIWDEEEKFGGLPVSLNEIDDFRQCVNIYNLFDLGFKGSIFTWWNGRAEEDCIFKRLDRCLANFQFQQTFPGIEVQHLSKTGSDHSPMYLKCDFETPPIKKRFKFLNFWVEHATFKDVVRENWTADFSANPFIIFNHKLKKLKKALSLWSKATFGNIFQKIASMEEVVMVHEAEFEANPIGMNRERLQKVQAELIKCLTLEEKFWQQKAGMTWFKEGDRNTNFFHAQVRGRRKRLQLNRIQDSGGTWIEEEKEIAEEAIRFYEEQFTETASPSLFEIVDHVPNLMNNEQNAELIK; this is encoded by the coding sequence ATGGAAAGGTACAGAAACAAGATAGGACTTGCACAAGCAATTTCAAATGTTTCCAACAAGATCTGGGCATTCATAGATGAGGTATTTGAGGTAACTGTCATGTACAATATGGTGCAACAATTAACACTACGATTGTTTCATACTGAATCGCATGTGGAGTTTGTTCTAACTTTGATATATGCTAAATGTGATGCAATTGAGAGGATACAATTATGGGATTCATTATATGAAATGGCAAGGGATATGAATGCACCATGGCTAGTAGGGGGAGATTTCAATGTAATATGGGACGAAGAAGAGAAGTTTGGGGGGTTACCTGTGTCACtgaatgaaattgatgattttcgaCAGTGCGTCAACATTTACAATCTCTTCGATCTTGGATTTAAAGGTAGCATATTCACATGGTGGAATGGGAGAGCAGAAGAAGACTGTATATTCAAAAGGCTAGACAGATGCTTGGCCAATTTTCAATTCCAACAAACATTTCCGGGAATAGAGGTGCAACATTTATCAAAGACTGGTTCCGATCATAGTCCAATGTATCTGAAGTGTGATTTTGAGACTCCACCAATAAAAAAGCGTTTTAAGTTCTTGAATTTTTGGGTGGAACATGCAACTTTTAAAGATGTGGTGAGAGAGAACTGGACAGCTGATTTCAGTGCaaatccttttattatttttaatcacaagttaaaaaaattaaagaaagccctttcattgtggagtaaggctacgtttggaaatattttccaaaagataGCAAGCATGGAGGAGGTAGTGATGGTTCACGAAGCAGAATTTGAAGCAAATCCTATAGGGATGAACAGGGAAAGGCTACAAAAGGTTCAGGCAGAATTGATCAAATGTCTTACACTAGAGGAGAAATTTTGGCAACAAAAAGCGGGCATGACTTGGTTCAAGGAAGGGGATAGGAATACTAATTTCTTCCACGCACAAGTGAGAGGTAGGAGGAAGAGACTTCAGCTTAACAGAATTCAAGATAGTGGAGGAACATggattgaagaagaaaaagaaattgcAGAAGAGGCTATCAGATTTTACGAGGAACAGTTCACAGAAACAGCTTCTCCTTCTTTATTTGAGATCGTAGACCATGTTCCTAATCTAATGAACAATGAACAGAATGCAGAATTGATTAAGTAG